The segment TTCGGCGTCCTCGAGCAAACGAACGCGCGTCGTAGTTGACGGGCGGCCGGTCTGATTTTGTTTGTCCTATGGTTTCGCAAGTTTGGTGCTGGCCAGGCTCGTCCGGGCAGTGGACCAGAACCTGCTTGACTTCGAACCTCGCGAGGTGCGAGCCGGCGCGCTGCTCGAACGCATCACACAGGGCAGAACTGATTTTTGTTCGCATCAGCCCACTCCTTCTCCATGAAGGAAGAGTGCGGGCTCCAATCTGTAGTTTGTTCGGTCAGACAGAACGGATGCTTCTTACAATCTGCAAAGTTTGCCTACACTCTTGCGATGCTTCTATGGAAGGCCTAATTCGATGACGTGTGCATCATGAGGTTTCGCATTCCATTATACGTACGCCGCACGTGGACTCGCGCCACCGCCGCCCTGACAAGCGCTCTGATGCTGGTTGCGGCGGGGTGTGCTTCGACTACTGCGCCGTCAGCACCACCAGTGGCGCCGGCGGCTCAAGCGTCGCCCGCTGCCGGTACGACCGCGCACGTCTTTGGCAACGTGCCGGTCCGATTCAGGTATGACGCCAAGGAAGCGTATCTGGTCAACAATCACACGGGAACTGTCCTGTACGAACTCAATTCAAACGACCGTATTCAACCAGGCAGTCTGGCCAAGTTGATGACTTTCTACATCGCGCTCAATGCCCTCCGTGCCAAACAGGTCTCATTGGACTCGAAAGCAATTATCGGCCCGGACGTGGGAATTGTCGCAAAGAACCAGACTCTGTCGCGCATGTATCTCAAAGTGGGGCAAACAGTTTCGCTCGAGGATCTGCTTTACGGAATGATGGTGCATTCGGGATGCGACGCGGCGCTTGCGATCGCAGATGTTCTGTCCGGCGACAGCCGCACCTTCGTCGCAAAGATGAATAGTGAGGCGGCTCGATTGGGGATGACCAATACCAATTTCACAGAGCCCAACGGAATCCCCGAACCCGGCGAATATACCACCGCTCATGATATGGCGGTCCTCGCCCAGGCGGTAATCCGCGAGCATCCCGAAGCGACGAAATACACTTCGCAACACTACTT is part of the Candidatus Binataceae bacterium genome and harbors:
- a CDS encoding D-alanyl-D-alanine carboxypeptidase family protein, coding for MAPAAQASPAAGTTAHVFGNVPVRFRYDAKEAYLVNNHTGTVLYELNSNDRIQPGSLAKLMTFYIALNALRAKQVSLDSKAIIGPDVGIVAKNQTLSRMYLKVGQTVSLEDLLYGMMVHSGCDAALAIADVLSGDSRTFVAKMNSEAARLGMTNTNFTEPNGIPEPGEYTTAHDMAVLAQAVIREHPEATKYTSQHYFKFNGVRQQNTNGLLFLDTRVAGLKTGHVQAAGFHVVAFASTANDEFICAVMGAPSDFRRTNDGELLLDWAFSNFGTASHQRDAALSTDASTTPGRAE